Proteins encoded together in one Theileria parva strain Muguga chromosome 3 map unlocalized ctg_530, whole genome shotgun sequence window:
- a CDS encoding GPI transamidase subunit PIG-U family protein, translating into MISKNVHDIHEYIELFRCSNYKSYMKSRPFYYYIIKRLKFMYPDLSVKFLMTAFIFVFDFFTALLLYRIVKYISYSYKREDEDNERIFGTASVKHSKSLPFVIFTIYLLNPPSVFYNYSANPDGYKYFLLTLSVYSSLFSTQSKYKRKSSHGSNNWMSCIKNFRFSNYLSDLIFVSFILKTSHSFLPLLFPIVYIRKYHRVKLSNGPIKMNEFLSILREFAFSTTFVLIVLSIFKFRFMPELTNPYRAIDSHPSIDFSFTWYLNELLPVEFVKGTMFKNHFIGFVFTIPLLVGLRKYPFDYLLIMTCICILTHPEMTVLGVTFILIILTVNYKLLQRTQPFSKLVHTILALLIISVFSYASWIGRYMANPNYFFGPQIIILILICIILEDYTKMVYFRHTNNFKNLV; encoded by the exons ATGATTTCTAAGAATGTTCACGATATCCACGAATATATAGAGCTTTTCAGATGTTCGAATTACAAATCTTACATGAAATCAAGGCCcttttattactatattattaaaaggCTTAAGTTCATGTACCCAGATTTATCAGTTAAATTTCTAATGACCGCGTTCATCTTTGTTTTCGACTTTTTTACAGCACTTTTACTATATagaattgtaaaatatatatcgTATTCATACAAAAGGGAAGATGAAGATAATGAAAGGATTTTTGGAACAGCATCG GTCAAACATTCCAAATCACTACCATTTGTAATATTCACGATTTATTTGCTGAACCCACCTAGC GTTTTCTACAACTACTCTGCAAACCCTGACGGATACAAATACTTCCTCCTCACACTCTCTGTTTACTCCAGTTTGTTTTCTACCCAAAGCAAATACAAAAGGAAATCGTCACATGGATCAAACAACTGGATGAGTTGCATTAAGAACTTTAGGTTCTCAAATTACTTATCTGACCTAATATTCGTATCATTTATACTCAAAACATCACATTCTTTCCTACCACTGCTGTTTCCAATCGTATATATAAGGAAGTACCACAGAGTTAAATTATCTAACGGACCAATAAAGATGAACGAGTTTTTATCTATTCTAAGGGAGTTCGCCTTCTCAACCACATTTGTATTGATAGTTTTAAGTATATTCAAGTTCAGATTCATG cCTGAACTGACTAATCCATACCGAGCAATAGACTCTCACCCATCAATTGATTTCTCGTTTACCTGGTACTTGAACGAATTG CTTCCAGTGGAGTTTGTAAAGGGGACaatgtttaaaaatcaT TTCATTGGATTTGTTTTCACAATTCCACTGCTGGTTGGATTGAGGAAGTACCCATTTGACTATCTACTAATAATGACATGCATCTGTATACTAACACACCCAGAAATGACCGTCCTGGGAGTTAcattcattttaataattttaactgtGAATTATAAACTTCTACAGAGAACACAGCCGTTCTCGAAACTG GTCCACACCATTCTAGCTCTCCTTATCATCTCAGTGTTTTCTTATGCCTCGTGGATTGGAAGATACATGGCGAACCCCAACTACTTCTTTGGGCCACAGATCATCATCCTGATTCTGATCT gCATAATATTGGAAGATTACACAAAAATGGTTTATTTTAGACACaccaataattttaagaatttggtctaa
- a CDS encoding Pre-rRNA-processing protein TSR2 family protein, whose product MSDPSDVFSAACRKVFDCWTALNLAVENNWGGGDGRFKKELLLNDVIDLCLHSKTLYADGVEDLIVTKIDEYFNVTLEDDSEYEIARILVKLHYTCSKSDYSYANQLMKKLKKCSLPCIPGYDSSSDDDSPVEEDAEKLKERSKRSEQVTDEDGWTTVL is encoded by the exons ATGTCGGATCCATCAGATGTATTCAGTGCTGCCTGTAGAAAGGTCTTTGACTGCTG GACTGCCCTGAACCTCGcagttgaaaataattgGGGAGGAGGCGACGGCCGGTTTAAAAAGGAGCTACTTCTTAATGACGTCATTGATTTATGCCTTCACT cCAAGACATTATACGCTGATGGCGTGGAAGACTTGATAGTTACCAAGATCGACGAGTATTTTAACGTAACATTGGAAGATGATAGTGAG TATGAAATTGCAAGAATATTGGTTAAGCTACATTATACATGCTCAAAAAGCGATTATTCTTATGCTAACCAACTCatgaaaaaattgaaaaaatgcTCCTTACCATGCATTCCTGGATACG atTCCAGCTCCGATGATGACAGCCCTGTTGAGGAAGACGCTGAGAAATTAAAAGAAAGATCTAaga gGTCCGAACAAGTAACAGACGAAGATGGATGGACGACAGTTTTATAA
- a CDS encoding Glucose-6-phosphate isomerase cytosolic B, whose product MNSLKLEDCESYNKLLSLKPSLLNLNLTTLLSDHERCDKLIKEWNGVTLDLSRELLTEESLKLLISLSRELKVKEKCSGLFTGEILNTSEERPVLHTYLRMPRSENLVVSGQNVSKDVHDVLDRIKEFSQKVRSGKIVASDGKPFDTVLCIGIGGSYLGTLFTTEAFMSYGPAREASKNFKIRFLSNVDPSSLRSITSELDPNRSLVIITSKTFTTMETIKNSYSVRQWLLDNIANKDLLNKHLYAITTNVELACKFGLHSTNIFPFWDWVGGRFSVCSSVGLLPLSIVFGYEIVDLFLSGCRDMDLHFKNEPEETNLPFLMGLTSFYNSTVLGFNSVALLPYSQDLSKFPLYAQQLLMESNGKSVSKTGEVLKYETSEIYFGESGTNGQHSFYQLLHQGRTVPSEFIGYINTHNEDNKLYGNVTHHVELICNLFGQLDGLAFGKSYESLIKEGVTEEQAKFKVCRGNRPSLLVLFNELSPYSLGQLLSLYEHRTVVQGLLWNINSFDQMGVELGKQLASNLRSLFKDNVVDFKKHEKLGTLSYSSIKLLQEFNTKYNNTYYS is encoded by the exons atgaattcCTTAAAATTAGAGGATTGTGAATCatacaataaattactGTCATTAAAACCTTCATTACTTAACCTCAACTTGACAACCCTGTTATCGGATCACGAACGATGTGATAAACTCATAAAAGAATGGAACG GTGTTACCTTAGATTTATCTAGGGAGTTGTTGACAGAAGAATCTCTGAAATTGTTAATCTCTCTATCCAGAGAGTTAAAAGTGAAGGAAAAATGCTCAGGCTTATTTACCGGAGAGATATTAAACACCTCAGAGGAAAGACCTGTCCTTCATACATATCTACGAATGCCAAGAAGTGAAAATTTGGTGGTTTCAGGGCAGAATGTGTCCAAAGATGTTCATGACGTTTTGGACCGCATCAAAGAATTCTCACAAAAAGTTAGGTCCGGAAAAATTGTCGCCTCGGATGGAAAACCGTTTGATACAGTCTTGTGTATCGGAATCGGAGGCTCTTACCTTGGAACACTATTCACAACCGAAGCATTCATGTCGTATGGACCAGCAAGAGAAGCCAGCAAGAACTTCAAAATCAGATTCCTATCTAATGTTGATCCATCATCATTGAGGTCAATAACTAGTGAATTGGACCCAAACAGATCACTG GTTATTATAACGAGTAAAACATTCACAACCATGGaaacaattaaaaattcataCTCAGTCAGGCAATGGTTACTGGATAACATTGCGAACAAAGACTTATTGA ataaaCACCTGTATGCAATCACTACTAATGTGGAACTGGCTTGTAAATTCGGTCTTCACTCAACCAATATTTTCCCCTTCTGGGACTGGGTG GGAGGTAGATTTAGTGTGTGCAGCTCAGTAGGTTTGTTACCTCTGAGTATTGTGTTCGGGTACGAGATTGTCGATTTGTTCCTTTCTGGCTGCCGGGACATGGACCTCCACTTTAAAAATGAGCCTGAGGAGACCAACTTACCCTTTCTCATGGGACTCACGAGTTTTTACAACTCTACGGTCCTAGGCTTCAACTCAGTGGCCTTGCTCCCATACAGCCAGgatttatctaaatttCCACTCTACGCACAGCAGCTGCTGATGGAGAGTAACGGCAAATCTGTCTCGAAAACGGGGGAAGTTTTAAAGTATGAAACGTCGGAAATTTACTTTGGAGAGTCAGGAACAAACGGCCAGCACAG CTTTTACCAATTATTGCATCAAGGTAGAACTGTACCTTCAGAATTCATTGGATACATCAACACACACAACGAagataacaaattatac GGCAACGTGACACACCACGTGGAACTAATCTGTAATTTATTCGGCCAGTTGGACGGACTAGCGTTCGGGAAATCCTACGAAAGCTTAATTAAGGAAGGAGTTACCGAGGAGCAGGCAAAGTTCAAAGTTTGCAGAGGAAACCGTCCTTCACTGCTAGTGTTGTTCAATGAGCTGAGCCCATATTCACTGGGGCAATTGTTGTCATTGTACGAGCACAGAACCGTAGTTCAAG GGTTACTGTGGAACATTAATTCATTTGATCAAATGGGAGTTGAGCTGGGAAAACAACTGGCTTCAAACCTTAGGTCCCTTTTCAAGGACAATGTAGTGGATTTCAAAAAACATGAAAAGCTTGGAACGCTAAGCTACTCATCAATCAAGTTGTTACAAGAGTTTAACactaaatataataacacGTATTATTCTTGA
- the Maea gene encoding CTLH/CRA C-terminal to LisH motif domain protein — translation MSDNDTKEVSSLNTGSNLTKKDLKLVTTKIAESINIVDRSLLSVPYELLSASIKEIEHLLEKKLLIVTTYLIKKVVNIEDKNLLKEKLARALERLQQIKDQIKKIDDDMDRNLSNLYTRLNELKNEPDLYINQINPNFNFDTYRKRVSWMLGEYLSRKCFTSTVSMLVETENIKEFVDLEIHENCNKIIDDLMQHDLTSALNWAEENKNNLSKINSTLLYELRLQKIISILKSGTLNQVLELINQFITHEVLMKCPDAKKIITAAIFYTNEGIKQEKQDDFISYTSTVETLVDIDPKGGEIDDRYRYLMSDQRWNKIIDEFGRTISKIYGFREKSILEDLIQAGFSAIKSKGCRDYKNPTCPACLPEWASYVEQIPNLHKLQSILICPITGTIMDYSNPPLASPDGYVISKNALKFLNRNNNNDDYIICPKTNKTIHISDFKKIFIT, via the coding sequence ATGTCTGATAATGATACTAAAGAGGTATCATCACTTAATACGGGTTCGAACTTGACAAAAAAGGATTTAAAACTTGTTACAACCAAGATAGCAGAGTCAATAAACATTGTAGATCGCTCATTACTTTCAGTTCCGTACGAATTGCTATCTGCTAGCATAAAAGAAATCGAACATTTGCTGgagaaaaaattattgattgTTACAACctatttgataaaaaaagTCGTTAATATTGAGGATAAAAACTTGTTAAAGGAGAAATTAGCAAGAGCACTGGAACGGTTACAGCAAATCAAGGATCAAATCAAGAAAATAGATGATGATATGGACCgaaatttatcaaatttatatactagACTAAATGAACTCAAAAATGAACCAgatttgtatattaaccaaataaatccaaattttaattttgacaCTTACAGAAAAAGGGTTTCATGGATGCTTGGTGAATATCTGTCAAGGAAGTGTTTTACCAGCACTGTAAGTATGCTTGTGGAGACAGAAAACATTAAAGAATTTGTGGATTTGGAAATCCATGAAAATTGCAACAAGATAATCGATGATTTGATGCAACACGACCTAACCTCAGCTTTGAACTGGGCAGAAgaaaataagaataatttgTCAAAAATTAACTCTACTCTCTTGTATGAATTAAGGTTACAGAAGATAATATCGATATTAAAATCAGGAACACTTAATCAGGTTCTTGAACTCATAAACCAGTTCATAACACACGAAGTACTTATGAAATGCCCAGACGCAAAAAAGATAATTACCGCAGCGATTTTCTATACCAATGAAGGTATCAAACAGGAGAAACAAGACGATTTCATCTCATACACATCAACTGTAGAAACGCTGGTTGATATTGACCCGAAAGGAGGGGAAATAGACGATAGATACAGATACTTAATGAGCGATCAAAGGtggaataaaataattgacGAATTCGGGAGGACAATATCTAAGATTTATGGCTTTAGAGAAAAGTCAATTTTGGAAGACCTGATACAGGCTGGATTCAGCGCTATCAAATCCAAAGGATGCAGGGACTACAAGAATCCGACATGTCCAGCATGCCTACCTGAATGGGCTAGCTACGTAGAACAGATACCGAACCTACACAAATTACAATCAATTCTGATATGTCCCATCACTGGAACAATTATGGATTATTCAAACCCTCCGTTAGCATCTCCAGACGGATACGTGATTTCCAAAAATGCACTGAAGTTTTTAAATCGCAACAACAACAACGATGATTATATCATCTGTCCCAAAACCAACAAAACCATACACATTtctgattttaaaaaaatttttataacttga
- the ERD2 gene encoding ER lumen protein-retaining receptor, which produces MVNMADKISMWKSDLISGKYNKILMRMSTFEQFIPKSTREKVKKILRENKPHVCIYLGFFVALLMVYTFISSGGFSFLLTLSSLVSLLSFLILGFCIETTKSSKGISLETTVSYVFVFLSRLLSILVHQGYLPTDSSGDYMYQLSEVLCFVFSVYIVFACKFKYSDTYEKDNDKLKCSFILVPCFFLALFVHPSLNRFFLTDVCWAFALYVETVCVLPQLLMFQRSDKVVPAMAHFTAAQSLSKILSFVFWLSTYSELNSKGNIIKPFVGHWVIFTQLVQVLLVADFVVHYIKCITKGISVEFIMSDNV; this is translated from the exons atggTAAATATGGCAGATAAAATCTCAATGTGGAAGTCCGACTTAATTAGCGgcaaatataataaaattttaatgagaATGAGTACATTCGAACAGTTTATCCCCAAAAGTACGAGggaaaaggttaaaaaaattttaagggAAAATAAACCACATGtttgtatttatttagGGTTTTTTGTGGCTCTCCTGATGGTGTACACGTTCATTTCAAGCGGAGGCTTCTCTTTCCTCTTAACACTCTCCTCTTTAGTCAGCCTTCTATCTTTCCTTATTTTAGGATTTTGTATCGAAACCACTAAAAGCTCTAAAGGAATCTCACTTGAAACCACAGTTTCGTATGTGTTTGTGTTCCTATCGAGGTTGCTCTCAATTTTAGTACACCAAGG GTATCTTCCGACTGATTCCTCAGGCGACTATATGTACCAATTATCTGAGGTTTTATGCTTCGTATTCTCCGTTTACATAGTGTTTGCTtgcaaatttaaatattcgGATACATACGAAAAagataatgataaattaaaatgcAGTTTTATATTGGTGCCGTGCTTCTTTCTGGCGCTGTTTGTACACCCATCACTGAATCGTTTCTTTCTCACCGATGTGTGCTGGGCATTTGCTTTATACGTAGAGACCGTGTGCGTATTACCCCAACTCTTAATGTTCCAAAGATCG GATAAGGTGGTTCCAGCAATGGCACACTTCACAGCAGCTCAATCACTGTCAAAAATCCTGTCATTCGTATTCTGGCTCTCAACATACTCTGAACTAAACTCTAAGgggaatataataaaaccATTCGTTGGCCACTGGGTCATTTTCACGCAGCTGGTTCAAGTACTTCTTGTTGCAGATTTTGTCGTTCACTACATCAAGTGTATTACTAAAGGAATATCGGTCGAGTTCATCATGTCTgataatgtataa